From one Coleofasciculus sp. FACHB-1120 genomic stretch:
- a CDS encoding SAM-dependent chlorinase/fluorinase, with amino-acid sequence MLVHIIADYGFGDLAFAEVVQRIRFYLPDAEPILTPVPAFATLAAGFCIAQLGLNEAPAGTIIYHNVAPREDDEQARVGNAGERLAFARLPTGVRVIGVNAGYAFSFVCDVAELSWAAVAAEGSQFRSRDLFPQAAAAIALGQPDALGDKIEPSDIPDVPSNRIAYIDGYGNLKTTIQYDASKGSEKLLGAAYASRSPNIRVRIGDIEQEATMSDGSFAVEPGQLAFAPGSSGWTNAQGEETRWIELFLRGGNAWESFKRPSVGTQIEIL; translated from the coding sequence ATGTTAGTTCATATCATCGCTGATTACGGCTTTGGCGATCTCGCCTTTGCGGAAGTAGTGCAGCGTATCAGGTTCTATCTACCGGATGCTGAGCCAATACTCACCCCGGTGCCTGCTTTTGCCACCCTAGCTGCTGGCTTCTGTATCGCCCAATTAGGTTTGAATGAAGCCCCGGCAGGAACGATTATTTACCACAACGTTGCGCCCCGCGAAGATGATGAACAGGCACGTGTCGGGAATGCAGGGGAACGTCTAGCTTTCGCACGCCTCCCGACGGGTGTACGGGTAATTGGAGTCAATGCTGGCTATGCCTTCTCGTTTGTCTGCGATGTAGCAGAATTGAGCTGGGCTGCTGTTGCTGCGGAAGGTTCGCAGTTTCGTTCTCGTGACTTGTTTCCGCAAGCGGCGGCAGCGATCGCGTTGGGACAACCAGATGCGCTAGGGGATAAAATTGAGCCTTCGGATATCCCCGATGTGCCGTCGAATCGAATTGCCTATATTGACGGCTATGGCAACTTAAAAACAACGATTCAATATGATGCCAGCAAGGGGAGCGAGAAGCTGCTAGGAGCAGCATATGCTTCACGATCGCCGAATATCCGTGTGCGGATCGGTGACATCGAGCAGGAAGCGACAATGAGCGATGGCAGCTTTGCCGTTGAACCCGGACAATTAGCCTTCGCACCCGGTAGCAGCGGTTGGACAAATGCCCAAGGCGAAGAAACACGCTGGATCGAACTGTTCTTACGCGGTGGCAATGCCTGGGAGTCCTTCAAGCGTCCGTCAGTTGGCACGCAAATCGAGATTCTCTGA